A genomic segment from Candidatus Korarchaeum cryptofilum OPF8 encodes:
- the cutA gene encoding divalent-cation tolerance protein CutA, with product MLRVVMTTVESLKQAEELSDKILKQKLASCVSIFPITSKYWWKGEIERAEEILLLIKTHQELVQELLNFLKVEHPYEVPEILVIPVEIANEDYLRWVEDVTVREAASSDR from the coding sequence ATGCTGAGGGTAGTGATGACCACAGTAGAGAGCTTGAAGCAGGCTGAGGAGCTCTCAGATAAGATATTGAAGCAAAAACTCGCCAGCTGTGTTTCGATTTTCCCAATAACTAGTAAGTACTGGTGGAAAGGGGAGATCGAGAGAGCTGAGGAGATACTCCTCTTGATAAAGACTCATCAGGAACTCGTTCAAGAGCTCCTCAATTTCTTGAAGGTGGAGCATCCATATGAAGTACCTGAGATCCTCGTGATACCGGTAGAGATCGCTAATGAAGATTACCTGAGGTGGGTGGAGGATGTTACGGTACGCGAGGCAGCTTCCTCTGATAGGTGA
- a CDS encoding HesA/MoeB/ThiF family protein, protein MLRYARQLPLIGEEGQAKLRSSLVAVVGAGGIGSPLSLYLASAGVNLRIIDGDSVSFNNLHRQILYGEEDIGLPKALVAERELRKRNSEIYVEGITERLTEENAPRLLSDVDLVMDASDNFSTRYIINDFCVRNDIPFVYSAINGFYFAISFIIPGKTACLRCIFPKVEDSGPVPVIGMTPALVASIAAAEAVKYIAGLGTSLAGKLLIGDLKDVEFTHISVSKSKNCPVCSR, encoded by the coding sequence ATGTTACGGTACGCGAGGCAGCTTCCTCTGATAGGTGAGGAGGGGCAAGCAAAGCTGAGGAGCTCCCTCGTTGCTGTAGTCGGGGCCGGGGGAATAGGATCGCCTCTATCCCTCTACTTAGCCTCCGCTGGCGTCAATTTAAGGATAATAGATGGAGATTCGGTGAGCTTCAATAATCTACACAGGCAAATACTTTACGGGGAGGAGGATATAGGGCTCCCTAAGGCCCTCGTTGCCGAGAGGGAACTGAGGAAGAGGAACTCTGAAATATACGTAGAGGGGATAACTGAGAGGTTGACTGAGGAGAACGCCCCCAGGCTCCTAAGCGACGTAGATCTCGTCATGGATGCTTCAGATAATTTCAGTACTAGATATATAATAAATGATTTCTGCGTCAGAAATGATATACCATTTGTTTATTCTGCGATCAACGGTTTCTATTTTGCGATCTCTTTCATAATCCCTGGGAAGACGGCATGCCTCAGGTGCATCTTCCCTAAAGTCGAGGACTCGGGCCCCGTTCCAGTCATAGGGATGACACCCGCTTTAGTAGCCTCAATAGCCGCTGCAGAAGCGGTGAAGTACATTGCGGGGTTAGGAACTTCCCTCGCGGGGAAGCTCTTAATAGGCGATCTTAAGGATGTGGAATTTACCCATATTAGCGTAAGCAAAAGTAAAAATTGTCCAGTATGCTCTAGATAA
- a CDS encoding DUF504 domain-containing protein, which produces MRKGKVRAILESMIWDARNRREDYRIIFRDRGMPNDVSEVRGDEIEVRSDRIVLRDGREIPHHRIIAIWRGNELLYIVHER; this is translated from the coding sequence GTGAGGAAGGGAAAGGTCCGCGCGATATTGGAATCGATGATCTGGGATGCTAGGAACAGGAGGGAAGATTATAGGATAATTTTTAGGGATAGAGGGATGCCCAATGATGTTAGTGAAGTTAGGGGGGATGAGATAGAGGTAAGATCGGATAGAATCGTCCTGAGGGATGGGAGAGAGATACCGCATCATAGAATAATAGCTATCTGGAGGGGAAATGAGCTCCTTTACATCGTCCATGAAAGATGA
- a CDS encoding glycine--tRNA ligase, whose amino-acid sequence MKGVYDKVIELSSRRGFFWPSSKEVYSDAPAGFYTYGPLGVRMKEKIIGLWRREIVIKEGVNEIETPNVLPIKVFEASGHLEHFFDKLIECRRCHSKFRIDKLLEEALGIEENLEGLPDDQLLKMVLENNLRCPNCGAFDWGDLRNFNLMFTLAVGAEASEPNAALRPETTQGSVVEFRKTFTVMRGKLPFALGQVGRVFRNEISPRRALIRMREFQQLEVQIFFDPENPDELYREKLEPFLDYKLRFLRREDRESGRIVEIPAREALMSGYTVNSLITYWLVAYQRFFNETLGFPLERLRYRELVEGEKAHYSLVHWDLEVYTEDLGWIELVNNAYRTDYDLSGHMRVSGIDLRIAIPESDRKLLPHMYEPSIGVDRVILHELMLAYREDEERVWLQLPRSIAPIEVGVFPLLKRDELPSKAREIYHELINEGIIAFYDDSGTIGRRYRRMDEIGTPLCVTIDYQTLEDDTVTLRDRDTMMQVRVRREELPTKVRKFLNSDLSIHEI is encoded by the coding sequence GTGAAGGGGGTATACGATAAGGTCATAGAGCTATCCAGTAGGAGGGGCTTCTTCTGGCCATCCTCTAAGGAGGTCTATTCGGACGCTCCAGCCGGCTTCTACACATACGGCCCTCTCGGCGTCAGGATGAAGGAGAAGATAATAGGGCTATGGAGGAGGGAGATAGTAATTAAGGAGGGGGTCAATGAAATTGAGACGCCTAACGTACTTCCAATAAAGGTTTTTGAAGCATCGGGGCACTTGGAACACTTCTTCGATAAGCTCATAGAATGTAGGAGGTGTCACTCAAAGTTCAGGATTGACAAGCTGTTAGAGGAGGCTTTAGGAATAGAGGAGAATCTTGAGGGTCTTCCTGATGATCAACTCTTGAAAATGGTCCTAGAAAATAATCTTAGATGTCCCAACTGTGGGGCATTCGATTGGGGCGATCTGAGGAACTTCAATCTGATGTTCACACTCGCTGTAGGGGCCGAGGCCTCTGAGCCCAATGCCGCCCTTAGACCCGAGACAACGCAGGGTAGCGTTGTTGAATTCAGGAAGACCTTCACGGTGATGAGGGGGAAGCTTCCCTTCGCTCTAGGTCAGGTCGGAAGAGTTTTCAGGAATGAGATATCCCCTAGGAGAGCGCTTATCAGGATGAGGGAGTTTCAACAGCTTGAGGTACAGATATTCTTCGATCCTGAGAATCCAGATGAGCTATACAGGGAGAAACTCGAACCCTTCTTAGATTATAAGCTCAGGTTCCTGAGGAGGGAGGATAGGGAATCCGGAAGGATAGTGGAGATACCGGCAAGAGAAGCTTTGATGAGTGGGTACACAGTCAATAGTCTCATAACTTATTGGTTAGTCGCCTATCAGAGGTTCTTCAATGAGACTCTGGGCTTCCCGCTCGAGAGGTTGAGATATAGGGAATTAGTGGAGGGAGAGAAAGCTCATTACTCACTCGTTCACTGGGACTTGGAGGTTTATACTGAGGATCTGGGCTGGATCGAGCTCGTAAATAATGCTTATAGGACCGATTATGATCTCTCCGGACATATGCGAGTCTCCGGGATCGACCTGAGGATAGCGATTCCGGAAAGCGATAGGAAGCTTCTGCCCCATATGTATGAGCCATCCATAGGCGTGGATAGAGTTATCCTCCACGAGCTCATGCTCGCGTATAGGGAGGATGAGGAGAGAGTATGGCTTCAGCTCCCCAGGAGCATAGCTCCTATAGAGGTGGGAGTATTCCCGCTCCTCAAGAGGGATGAGCTGCCGAGTAAGGCGAGGGAGATATACCATGAACTCATAAATGAGGGGATTATAGCATTCTATGATGACTCTGGAACTATTGGAAGGAGATACAGGAGGATGGATGAGATAGGAACTCCTTTATGTGTTACTATCGATTACCAGACGCTGGAAGATGATACGGTTACATTGAGGGATAGGGATACGATGATGCAGGTGAGAGTGAGGAGGGAGGAACTCCCAACAAAGGTAAGAAAATTCCTCAATAGTGACTTAAGTATACATGAAATATAA
- a CDS encoding thiamine pyrophosphate-dependent enzyme: MSTWKPDIKELARKELKTRPIESGHRLCAGCGAGIIIRQIAMAARKPIVWITATGCVEVATTIFPYTSWNVPWAHNAFENAAAVGSGVEAARKKLYRSKRFQGDPDVELDYDVVVLGGDGGTYDIGLQAISGAFERGDKILYVLYDNEAYMNTGIQRSGGTPFGARTTTTPVGRVIKGKIQFKKPIVDIMVAHRIPYAATISSAYWNDAIVKLRKGFEAEGPAFIHAFSTCPLGWGNETSETIKIMKLAVETCVFPLYEVENGQYKLTGPTLAIAKNPDRKKPVEEYLKLQARFRHMLRPENKWMVEKFQEWVDREWELLLKKAGL, translated from the coding sequence ATGTCCACTTGGAAGCCCGATATAAAGGAGTTGGCCAGAAAGGAGCTTAAGACAAGACCCATAGAATCCGGGCACAGGCTCTGCGCTGGATGCGGGGCAGGGATCATAATAAGGCAGATAGCTATGGCCGCGAGGAAGCCCATAGTTTGGATTACGGCGACTGGTTGCGTCGAGGTCGCGACCACCATATTCCCGTACACTTCTTGGAACGTCCCTTGGGCTCACAATGCATTTGAAAACGCAGCTGCCGTTGGCTCTGGTGTTGAAGCTGCTAGGAAGAAGCTTTACAGGTCAAAGAGATTCCAAGGTGATCCTGATGTCGAGTTAGACTATGATGTCGTTGTCCTCGGAGGTGATGGAGGGACTTACGATATAGGGCTTCAGGCAATATCAGGAGCCTTCGAGAGGGGTGATAAGATACTCTACGTTCTATACGATAACGAGGCTTACATGAACACCGGTATCCAGAGATCGGGAGGTACTCCATTTGGAGCTAGGACAACTACTACACCAGTTGGCAGAGTTATAAAGGGTAAAATACAGTTCAAGAAGCCGATAGTGGACATAATGGTCGCTCACAGGATACCCTACGCTGCGACTATATCCTCAGCGTACTGGAATGATGCAATAGTAAAGCTTAGGAAGGGGTTTGAGGCTGAGGGGCCAGCTTTCATCCATGCCTTCTCGACATGCCCTCTCGGATGGGGTAACGAGACATCGGAGACGATTAAGATCATGAAACTAGCCGTTGAAACATGCGTCTTCCCTCTGTATGAGGTCGAGAATGGCCAATACAAATTAACGGGTCCTACATTAGCTATAGCAAAGAATCCAGACAGGAAGAAGCCGGTAGAGGAGTACTTAAAACTCCAGGCGAGATTCAGGCATATGCTCAGGCCGGAGAATAAATGGATGGTCGAGAAGTTCCAGGAATGGGTTGATAGAGAGTGGGAGCTCCTCCTGAAGAAGGCGGGCCTCTAA
- a CDS encoding Lrp/AsnC family transcriptional regulator, whose product MPRVKGVTAKEIEILRKLVENGRVTFTQISRDLGMSPAGVMKKVRKLEDLGIIKGYTALVDHAKLGKGSKYIILLEVEPGKHNEVAKKIASMLEDNILEVHEITGQFDIIVKVIAGSQQELNDVLRKIQMIPGVRDTNTSLILDTTKERPSIVPSEIPGITKKGS is encoded by the coding sequence ATGCCTAGGGTGAAGGGTGTAACTGCCAAGGAGATAGAGATACTGAGGAAACTGGTCGAAAACGGGAGAGTGACTTTCACTCAGATATCTAGAGATCTCGGCATGAGCCCAGCGGGTGTTATGAAGAAGGTAAGGAAGCTCGAGGATCTCGGCATCATAAAGGGGTACACGGCGCTCGTTGATCACGCGAAGCTAGGTAAGGGTAGTAAATATATAATCTTACTCGAGGTTGAGCCCGGGAAGCATAACGAGGTAGCCAAGAAGATAGCATCAATGCTCGAGGATAACATCTTAGAGGTTCACGAGATAACAGGCCAGTTCGATATAATCGTCAAAGTGATTGCGGGAAGCCAACAGGAGCTCAATGACGTCCTGAGGAAGATACAGATGATACCCGGTGTCAGGGATACCAACACATCGCTCATCTTAGATACCACGAAGGAGAGACCATCTATAGTACCATCGGAGATACCTGGGATAACCAAGAAGGGTTCATAA
- a CDS encoding MazG nucleotide pyrophosphohydrolase domain-containing protein: protein MKVKEAQGLIREIYGERDSKRGILGTALHLGEEVGELFRAIRSNQSDNMKDELADVFAWLLSVSELLSIDLEDAFVRRYGGGCPKCGNIPCTCPEV from the coding sequence ATGAAGGTAAAGGAGGCCCAGGGACTCATCAGGGAGATCTATGGAGAGAGGGATTCGAAGAGGGGGATTCTTGGAACCGCCCTTCACTTAGGAGAGGAAGTTGGAGAACTTTTTAGAGCTATAAGGAGCAATCAATCAGACAATATGAAGGATGAGCTGGCAGATGTATTTGCCTGGCTCTTGAGCGTCTCAGAGCTTCTCTCAATTGATCTGGAGGATGCCTTCGTCAGGAGATATGGAGGTGGCTGTCCGAAGTGCGGGAATATCCCCTGTACATGTCCGGAGGTGTGA
- a CDS encoding MBL fold metallo-hydrolase: protein MRFRYGNGIEIECGERILIDPKRAIEGIPVLISHAHSDHVPRNVSHVKTDVYASFGTASILRRLYGGHYKILHFNESISIGNFEIYAFPAGHIYGSSGFLINCGKISLFYTGDVNPRGGLTVESPARIPKADILITEATYGLPKFRFPDQEVTRARLSKWVIKEVMNGRSPILSAYLIGKSQEVIATLNRYTNLEVSVSKRIADVSEAYSVFDLRYEVDTHKDAHVTHKAYDNAARVTGWAILSKRECDFPLSAHADFYDLLNVVELSNSSRIYTVYGYAEGFAKILKKMGIEASALSDTWVEL from the coding sequence ATGAGGTTCAGGTATGGAAATGGCATCGAAATAGAGTGCGGAGAAAGGATACTGATAGATCCAAAGAGAGCCATTGAGGGTATTCCAGTTCTGATATCGCATGCACATTCGGATCATGTCCCTAGGAACGTAAGTCACGTTAAGACCGATGTCTACGCTAGCTTTGGGACAGCCTCAATACTGAGAAGGCTCTACGGAGGACATTATAAGATATTGCATTTCAATGAGAGCATTAGCATAGGGAACTTTGAGATATATGCCTTCCCTGCTGGCCATATATATGGATCCTCTGGCTTCTTGATAAACTGCGGGAAGATCTCTCTGTTTTACACGGGGGACGTGAACCCTCGCGGCGGCCTCACGGTTGAATCCCCTGCGAGGATACCCAAGGCGGATATACTGATAACGGAGGCCACATACGGTCTTCCAAAATTCAGATTTCCGGATCAGGAAGTTACGAGGGCTAGATTATCAAAATGGGTTATTAAAGAAGTAATGAATGGTAGATCTCCTATTTTAAGCGCTTATCTAATTGGGAAATCTCAGGAAGTTATTGCTACATTGAACAGATATACTAACTTAGAGGTATCGGTATCCAAGAGGATCGCTGATGTGAGCGAGGCCTACAGCGTTTTTGACCTGAGATATGAAGTAGATACTCATAAAGATGCACATGTGACGCATAAAGCTTATGATAACGCTGCAAGGGTAACAGGATGGGCTATCCTCTCTAAAAGGGAATGCGATTTTCCATTAAGTGCCCATGCTGATTTTTATGACTTGTTGAATGTTGTAGAGCTCTCAAATTCAAGCAGAATATATACTGTTTATGGCTATGCAGAGGGATTCGCCAAGATCCTTAAAAAAATGGGTATTGAGGCTTCTGCACTGAGCGATACCTGGGTGGAGTTATGA
- a CDS encoding disulfide bond formation protein B, which yields MSYRDFMILGILIALSGEIISFYTEYVLLVKPCFSCYILRYSYLTLILVQIISIFRRKIGILATVIAIFIIIISSYGLLGYMNYVPNPCIEACPFEEDIEVGFRLFSLSLIGGVLELALVLLAIRRMREATDTSTSRSSME from the coding sequence ATGAGTTATAGGGATTTCATGATCCTGGGCATTTTAATAGCACTGTCCGGAGAAATAATAAGTTTTTACACAGAATACGTGCTCTTAGTGAAGCCTTGTTTCTCATGTTACATCCTGAGATATAGTTACCTCACTCTCATACTGGTACAAATAATATCAATATTCAGGAGAAAGATTGGAATTCTTGCCACAGTAATCGCAATATTTATAATAATTATTTCATCTTATGGCCTACTAGGTTACATGAATTATGTACCCAATCCATGTATAGAAGCATGCCCCTTTGAGGAGGATATTGAGGTCGGATTCAGGCTCTTCTCCCTCTCACTGATCGGAGGGGTCTTGGAACTCGCACTAGTGCTCCTAGCCATAAGACGCATGAGGGAAGCCACGGATACCAGCACCTCTAGGAGTTCCATGGAGTAG
- a CDS encoding metallophosphoesterase family protein, whose translation MRILGLSDVHAPIFLRELKDAANEFEEADLILLAGDIIDRGRIEYYGEVVDTLSSTGAKIVAVFGNDEFDDLKEALRRDNPEVLFLDDESVVLEIEGISIGIVGSRGSLELPTTWQRRKVPKIEEIYENRVRIIGEMLRDLRDKAHISVLLTHYATTMRTLRGENPRAWRYLGHRGFETYMNEGLVDIAVHGHSHNGTKFATVGKASVYNVAFPLWKRIVDIAPKGEIILERYFG comes from the coding sequence ATGAGGATACTTGGACTCTCCGACGTACATGCCCCGATATTCCTCAGAGAACTGAAGGATGCTGCGAACGAATTTGAGGAAGCTGATCTCATTCTACTAGCTGGAGATATAATCGATAGAGGGAGGATAGAATACTACGGTGAGGTCGTCGATACGCTATCTAGCACGGGAGCTAAAATCGTAGCGGTCTTCGGGAACGATGAGTTCGACGACCTTAAGGAAGCGCTAAGGAGGGATAATCCGGAAGTCCTATTTCTGGACGATGAGAGTGTTGTTTTGGAAATTGAGGGGATTAGCATCGGCATAGTGGGATCTAGGGGGAGCCTCGAGCTCCCAACGACTTGGCAAAGGAGAAAAGTACCTAAAATAGAGGAAATATATGAAAACAGAGTTAGAATAATCGGTGAGATGCTCAGGGATCTGAGAGATAAAGCGCATATCTCAGTTTTACTGACTCATTACGCCACGACAATGAGGACTCTGAGGGGAGAGAATCCGAGAGCATGGAGATATTTGGGCCACAGGGGCTTCGAGACTTATATGAACGAGGGACTCGTCGATATAGCTGTCCACGGTCATTCGCATAATGGAACAAAATTTGCAACCGTTGGGAAGGCCTCTGTATATAACGTTGCATTCCCTCTCTGGAAAAGGATCGTCGATATCGCCCCTAAGGGAGAGATCATTTTGGAGAGATACTTCGGGTAG
- a CDS encoding phosphoribosyltransferase — protein sequence MDFINVSPEDALLHARRIAEKIVESKYEPELIVAILRGGVVLARLLSDLLNIREIKVMRVIHYDALESKKVAEIVEPINCRLDGMKVLLVDDVADTGESLIVARDHLLERGASEVKIATMHYKPWSKLKPDYYSEETEAWVVYFWEYAETVKYFLRKFQDKGENFIFELIRRAKIPEDIVKWVIEGEGGIR from the coding sequence ATGGATTTCATAAATGTGAGCCCCGAGGATGCCCTACTCCATGCGAGGAGGATAGCCGAGAAAATAGTGGAGTCTAAGTACGAGCCGGAATTGATAGTGGCGATATTGAGAGGAGGGGTCGTGCTGGCTAGGTTGCTGAGCGATCTCCTCAATATAAGGGAGATAAAGGTGATGAGAGTCATCCACTATGATGCTTTAGAATCCAAGAAGGTGGCTGAGATAGTTGAACCGATAAATTGCAGGCTGGATGGCATGAAGGTACTGCTCGTCGATGATGTAGCTGATACTGGGGAGAGCCTCATCGTAGCTAGGGATCATTTGCTCGAGAGAGGCGCTTCCGAGGTTAAGATAGCCACGATGCACTATAAACCCTGGAGCAAGCTCAAGCCGGATTATTATTCCGAGGAGACGGAAGCCTGGGTTGTCTATTTCTGGGAATATGCGGAAACAGTTAAATACTTTTTGAGAAAATTCCAAGATAAAGGTGAAAATTTCATATTCGAGCTCATTAGGAGGGCCAAGATACCGGAGGATATAGTCAAGTGGGTGATCGAGGGTGAAGGGGGTATACGATAA
- a CDS encoding DUF2070 family protein — translation MSGVIEVSNNSAIDVAKRRSKDLFSLPGRKEAIIFTIAVILLSTFLAYLFKGPLLSHKYLILSTIVPLLSFVMTNGDADYLDSRRSLWISAFISLPLVIDSILGSIGIAAFSMSYTIVFLASLITWSLGATIRSKALPFLLSALFLLIEPSMRILLSVLTSFISIYLFKRVLDAITEHAIGLRGFEAVRALAEIVLAGRGRIIEEALERRSEEGKVSFDLIVLGDRSIIALDVHPGPFKFGSYDLPFKVVERFDKRSDTLFLRRSCSHERNLPSGGVVERLLDQISLDFERAKECCIGKLFYERSEHFEVTAQRVCDTILFTVSGHLLRSFEDIPREFEDILSRILGEDVSIVDRHDSLLDDWYIRALPGTELGDELLDLLIKAGRKALSSDCYSEVSVGFSKSNPRWRSLGRGGVRALSISLGGETVTYLSIDCNNMVPELRSFLDFNSVEGTKLIVSTTDTHEALAVRVTYNPLGSECEGRIDCLMEIADQLKRIVRESMAEMRKVKVKYYRGCLKLPLIGEENTISLVSLMGLSSMAKGLLALSLIPQILIFFI, via the coding sequence ATGAGTGGTGTTATAGAAGTGAGTAATAACTCGGCTATAGATGTAGCCAAAAGGAGGAGTAAAGATCTTTTCTCGCTCCCTGGGAGAAAGGAGGCCATAATATTTACCATAGCGGTCATTTTGCTGTCCACATTTCTCGCATATCTATTTAAAGGGCCACTGCTATCACATAAATACCTGATTTTATCTACTATTGTTCCCCTCTTATCATTCGTCATGACGAATGGAGATGCGGATTATCTAGACTCTAGGAGATCTCTATGGATATCTGCGTTCATCTCGCTTCCTTTAGTGATAGATTCCATACTAGGCTCGATTGGAATTGCAGCTTTCTCAATGAGTTATACTATAGTGTTCCTAGCATCTCTCATAACGTGGTCACTGGGCGCCACCATAAGGTCAAAAGCCCTTCCATTCCTGTTGTCTGCACTTTTCCTATTAATAGAGCCTTCTATGAGAATATTATTATCTGTATTGACATCTTTTATTTCAATTTATCTCTTTAAAAGGGTATTGGATGCCATAACTGAGCATGCTATAGGTTTGAGGGGCTTTGAAGCCGTGAGGGCTCTAGCTGAGATAGTGCTAGCTGGTAGAGGTAGGATAATAGAGGAGGCGTTGGAGAGGAGGAGTGAGGAGGGCAAGGTCAGTTTCGATTTAATCGTATTAGGAGATCGGTCTATAATTGCTCTAGATGTCCATCCAGGTCCATTCAAATTTGGTAGCTACGATCTCCCGTTCAAAGTGGTTGAAAGATTTGATAAAAGATCTGACACTTTGTTCCTGAGGAGATCATGTTCCCATGAGAGGAACCTGCCCTCCGGAGGAGTAGTTGAGAGGCTACTGGATCAAATCTCCCTTGACTTTGAGAGGGCAAAAGAATGCTGCATTGGGAAGCTCTTCTACGAGAGATCTGAGCACTTCGAGGTCACTGCCCAGAGGGTCTGTGACACCATCTTATTCACCGTTTCGGGCCACTTACTGAGAAGTTTTGAGGATATTCCGCGGGAGTTTGAGGACATACTCTCGAGGATCTTGGGCGAGGATGTCTCGATCGTCGATAGGCACGATTCTCTACTGGATGATTGGTACATCAGAGCTCTTCCTGGGACCGAATTGGGGGACGAGCTCCTCGATCTTCTTATTAAAGCTGGGAGAAAAGCTCTTTCATCCGATTGTTATAGTGAGGTCTCCGTAGGTTTCTCTAAGTCGAATCCTAGATGGAGGTCCCTGGGTAGAGGGGGAGTTAGGGCTCTCAGCATCTCCTTGGGCGGGGAGACTGTAACTTACCTCTCGATAGATTGTAATAACATGGTGCCGGAGCTAAGGAGCTTCCTAGATTTCAATTCAGTCGAGGGGACGAAGCTAATAGTATCGACAACAGATACCCATGAGGCTTTAGCGGTGAGAGTGACTTACAATCCATTGGGTAGCGAGTGCGAGGGGAGAATCGATTGCTTGATGGAGATAGCGGATCAATTGAAAAGGATTGTGAGAGAATCTATGGCTGAGATGAGAAAAGTAAAAGTGAAATACTACAGAGGGTGCCTGAAACTACCTTTAATAGGTGAGGAAAACACGATCTCCTTAGTTTCCCTCATGGGACTCAGTTCGATGGCAAAAGGATTGTTGGCTCTCTCATTAATCCCTCAAATTTTAATATTTTTTATATAA
- a CDS encoding transketolase C-terminal domain-containing protein, which yields MLKQVKGTMMALNGDEAVAWAVKQSNVDVVSAYPITPQTIIVERISEFVNDGEMDAEFIHVESEHSALSAAWGAALAGARAFTATAANGLALMWEILYITASTRAPVVMAVVNRALSAPINIHNDHSDTMGARDSGWIQIYSEDAQEAYDNTIMAFKIAEQALFPVMVTLDGFTISHTLQNVIVLPDDVVSDFVGVRKIPRIKLPRIHGEKEIPLMLNPKYPITFGPLDLYDYYFEHKVQQNEAMKETFPIIERVHKEYGEISGRSYEPVFMIPYRTDDADVVIFGLSSTMSVVRKVVDELRAEGKKVGAIRLRVFRPFPANIIRKELSKFHAVGILDRCISFGGEGGPLFTEVRSALYRSSSRPIVHDYIYGLGGRDLPRKLIVKIFEELLSAREEPESPVVRYVGVRE from the coding sequence AGTTGAGAGAATATCTGAATTCGTCAACGACGGCGAGATGGATGCTGAGTTCATACACGTGGAGAGCGAGCATAGTGCATTAAGTGCCGCATGGGGAGCGGCTTTAGCTGGCGCTAGAGCATTCACAGCAACTGCAGCGAACGGTTTAGCACTAATGTGGGAAATTTTGTATATTACGGCATCGACTAGAGCCCCTGTTGTGATGGCTGTCGTAAATAGGGCTTTGAGCGCTCCAATAAACATACATAATGATCACAGCGATACGATGGGAGCTAGGGACTCGGGCTGGATACAGATATACAGTGAAGATGCCCAAGAGGCATATGATAACACAATAATGGCCTTTAAAATTGCAGAGCAAGCGCTATTCCCTGTGATGGTAACCTTAGATGGATTTACAATCTCTCATACACTCCAGAATGTCATAGTGCTCCCTGATGATGTTGTTTCGGATTTCGTCGGTGTCAGGAAGATCCCTAGGATAAAGCTGCCTAGGATTCATGGCGAGAAGGAGATACCACTGATGCTCAACCCCAAGTACCCGATAACATTCGGTCCACTTGATCTCTATGACTATTACTTCGAGCACAAAGTCCAGCAGAACGAGGCTATGAAGGAGACTTTCCCGATAATAGAGAGGGTCCATAAGGAGTATGGAGAGATCAGCGGAAGATCTTATGAGCCCGTCTTCATGATCCCATATAGGACGGATGATGCCGATGTCGTGATCTTCGGGCTCTCCTCAACGATGAGTGTGGTGAGGAAAGTGGTGGATGAGCTCAGGGCTGAAGGGAAGAAAGTTGGAGCGATTAGGCTCAGAGTATTCAGACCGTTCCCAGCCAATATAATTAGGAAGGAGCTCTCAAAGTTCCATGCGGTCGGCATCCTAGATAGATGCATAAGCTTCGGAGGGGAGGGAGGTCCACTTTTCACGGAGGTAAGATCTGCCCTCTATAGATCGAGTTCCAGACCCATAGTACATGATTACATATATGGATTGGGAGGAAGAGATCTTCCACGCAAGCTTATAGTTAAAATCTTTGAAGAACTTCTCTCCGCTAGGGAGGAGCCGGAGTCGCCTGTAGTGAGGTACGTGGGGGTGAGGGAGTGA